One genomic region from Sphingobacterium sp. UGAL515B_05 encodes:
- a CDS encoding GH92 family glycosyl hydrolase: protein MVKRIIYYFCSLFVSTTAVFAQQKTDLTVFVKPNIGSVHSRYFFYTPAAVPFGMAKLAPSTNGSYGNKSGWEAVGYDDRHGSIEGFANFHEFQVGGVVFAPSVGKLKTTPGQLDRPQSGYRSAFDKKDEFATSGYYRVKLKDYNILAELTATKRVGFHRYTFPKTEEANLIFDIGHVMGESGPVVDAEVNYDKQHVWGYVVTNPVYVQKYQQGAHVKMFFFAEINKQPKSFGTFSDSTTFDQHSRIKGKGAGVFLKFDTQVGESIEVKTGLSYTSVENAQLNLLNEAKDMSFDTAKKNALQTWNSELGRILVEGGKVDDRIKFYTGLYHALLGRGLASDVNGAYPKNDGSVGQIALNKQGQPIHHHYNTDAIWGAFWNLTQLWSIAYPDYYNDWIQSQLLVYRDAGWLGDGIANSKYVSGVGTNFTGLAIAAAYNVGIRDYDVNLAYAAVRKNELEGKDRLPGAGKLDVGVFVRKGYSPYIKDDNGSPELMTNGSPFGASHTLEYAFSAGAAAQFAKSLGHQKDYIKFQGLSDGWRNLYDTTTKFMRPKDSTGRFISNFNPYEPWRGFQEGNAWQYTFYVPHVPQELVKLVGKDLFNQRLDSIFTVSQKNVFGGGTQIDAFAGIESLYNHGNQPNLHISWLFYFSGRPDLSQKWVRAICNEFYGNDAIHGYGYGQDEDQGQLGAWYVLSSIGLFDVRSLTTEKPALQIGAPLFDRVTIQLPEKLRKNKFIIQVKKEQANSYIIDQVRLNNRLWKGWQLPFERLVEGGILDLKLKGN from the coding sequence ATGGTAAAGCGTATCATTTATTATTTTTGTAGTTTATTTGTAAGTACGACGGCTGTTTTTGCACAGCAGAAAACAGATTTAACCGTTTTTGTAAAACCTAATATTGGATCCGTTCATAGCCGGTATTTCTTTTATACACCAGCAGCAGTACCTTTTGGAATGGCTAAGCTAGCGCCGAGCACAAATGGAAGCTATGGGAACAAGTCAGGCTGGGAAGCTGTGGGGTACGATGATAGGCATGGGTCAATAGAAGGATTCGCTAATTTTCACGAATTCCAGGTAGGCGGAGTGGTATTTGCACCGTCCGTTGGAAAATTGAAGACAACTCCTGGTCAACTTGATCGTCCACAAAGCGGCTATCGTTCTGCTTTCGATAAGAAAGATGAGTTTGCTACTTCTGGCTATTACCGCGTCAAGTTAAAAGATTATAATATACTTGCGGAGCTCACTGCAACCAAGCGCGTCGGTTTTCATCGGTATACTTTCCCAAAAACGGAAGAAGCCAACCTTATTTTCGATATTGGCCATGTTATGGGGGAAAGTGGCCCGGTCGTTGATGCTGAAGTGAATTATGACAAACAGCACGTCTGGGGATATGTGGTTACCAATCCTGTATACGTACAAAAATATCAGCAGGGTGCTCATGTTAAGATGTTTTTCTTCGCGGAGATAAACAAACAGCCTAAATCTTTTGGAACATTTAGCGATTCCACGACTTTCGATCAACATAGCCGTATAAAAGGAAAGGGGGCCGGCGTGTTCCTGAAATTTGATACCCAAGTAGGGGAATCTATCGAAGTCAAGACCGGCTTGTCTTATACATCTGTGGAAAATGCACAACTGAATTTGCTTAACGAAGCAAAGGATATGTCGTTTGATACTGCAAAGAAAAATGCCTTGCAAACCTGGAATAGTGAACTGGGAAGAATTTTGGTGGAAGGGGGGAAAGTGGACGACCGCATTAAATTTTATACTGGATTGTATCATGCTTTACTTGGTCGTGGGCTTGCAAGCGACGTCAATGGTGCATATCCCAAAAATGATGGCTCGGTAGGGCAGATTGCTCTAAATAAACAGGGGCAACCTATTCATCATCATTATAATACCGATGCGATCTGGGGTGCATTTTGGAATTTGACACAGTTATGGTCCATTGCTTATCCGGACTATTACAACGACTGGATTCAGAGTCAATTGTTGGTCTATCGCGATGCCGGTTGGCTAGGAGACGGTATTGCCAACAGTAAATACGTTTCGGGTGTAGGGACTAATTTTACAGGTTTGGCAATTGCAGCGGCGTATAATGTGGGTATTCGTGACTATGATGTGAATCTTGCCTATGCTGCGGTGCGCAAAAATGAATTGGAAGGGAAAGACCGTCTGCCTGGAGCGGGGAAGTTAGATGTGGGCGTTTTTGTCCGTAAAGGTTATTCTCCGTATATAAAAGATGATAATGGCAGTCCCGAATTAATGACCAATGGATCTCCTTTTGGTGCTTCGCATACCTTGGAATATGCTTTTTCTGCCGGTGCAGCCGCACAATTTGCAAAATCATTGGGGCACCAAAAAGACTACATTAAATTTCAGGGATTATCCGATGGATGGCGTAATCTGTACGATACCACAACGAAGTTTATGCGACCAAAGGATAGTACTGGGCGATTTATTTCAAACTTTAACCCTTATGAACCATGGCGTGGATTTCAGGAGGGAAATGCTTGGCAGTATACCTTCTATGTTCCGCATGTCCCACAGGAATTGGTTAAACTGGTTGGAAAGGATCTGTTTAATCAGCGGTTGGATAGTATTTTTACGGTGTCGCAGAAGAATGTGTTTGGAGGTGGTACACAAATTGACGCTTTCGCAGGGATTGAAAGTCTTTATAATCATGGTAATCAACCGAACCTGCATATCTCTTGGCTGTTCTATTTTTCTGGTAGACCTGATTTAAGTCAGAAATGGGTACGGGCAATTTGCAATGAGTTTTATGGTAATGATGCAATACACGGTTATGGCTACGGACAAGACGAAGACCAAGGACAGCTTGGCGCATGGTATGTCTTGTCGAGTATCGGCCTATTCGACGTACGAAGTCTCACCACCGAGAAGCCCGCGCTTCAGATTGGCGCGCCACTTTTTGATCGGGTAACGATACAATTGCCGGAGAAATTAAGAAAAAATAAATTTATCATTCAGGTGAAGAAGGAGCAGGCCAATAGTTATATTATTGATCAGGTTCGGTTGAATAACCGCCTGTGGAAAGGTTGGCAGCTGCCTTTTGAACGTCTGGTAGAAGGTGGGATTTTAGACCTCAAGTTGAAAGGCAACTAA
- a CDS encoding class I mannose-6-phosphate isomerase — protein MYSNTQTKPFQYEIAPTFPVQGSLSNSYQDLVAHLITHNIHSIDGFVGVNWDTIIPNLKQEFEKQGVSARFIAMDSALKSESAIQDIVSPYLGGNDPLFGKKTGIQLIEYFDTEKLADFQSILASSDSKQVEYTVFYGPGASLVDTSSQLMYIDLPKNVLIQRMRGGTALNLGSSTQTNQKETYKRYYFVDWEILNRHKRSILSRVEILADQQSSHTLPWITGKDLRDTLQTMSQNYFRVRPTFEPGVWGGQWMKEHLTGIDQDVKNYAWSFEMIVPENGILLEADGHILEISFDQLMFQESANVLGHAQQRFDVEFPIRFNFLDTFDGGNLSIQCHPSPAYAKAEFGENFTQDESYYIVDRKEDAQVYLGFQQTIDAGKFRSALEESFQSGIAMDIEQYVQKFESKKHQLYLIPHGTVHSSGVNNLVLEISATPYNYTFKMYDWVRPDLDGKPRPLNIDRAFANLNFSRKGDVVKNTLLAQPSEKVLDAQTTRIHLPTHEDHFYDVFRYEFDQDVSIETQGQCHIMMLVEGEAIELTTANGMKKVFHYAETFAVPAAAGSYTLRNLGNGKAKVIQSFVKESKC, from the coding sequence ATGTATTCTAATACTCAAACAAAACCTTTTCAGTACGAAATCGCGCCAACGTTTCCAGTTCAAGGATCCTTATCAAATTCTTACCAAGATCTTGTTGCACATCTCATTACACATAATATACATAGCATTGATGGTTTTGTAGGTGTTAACTGGGACACAATCATCCCCAACCTGAAGCAGGAATTTGAAAAACAGGGTGTATCCGCACGATTTATTGCGATGGATTCTGCTTTAAAATCGGAATCAGCCATCCAGGATATTGTCTCTCCCTACCTAGGCGGCAACGACCCATTGTTCGGAAAAAAGACCGGTATTCAGCTCATTGAATACTTTGATACCGAAAAACTAGCGGATTTTCAATCAATACTAGCGAGCTCCGATTCAAAACAAGTTGAGTATACCGTCTTTTATGGTCCTGGAGCATCATTAGTCGATACGTCTAGTCAGCTGATGTATATTGATCTGCCCAAAAATGTGCTTATTCAACGCATGCGTGGGGGCACAGCTTTAAATTTAGGCTCTTCAACACAAACCAATCAAAAGGAAACCTACAAACGTTACTATTTTGTCGACTGGGAAATATTGAATAGACATAAAAGGTCCATCCTGTCCCGTGTCGAAATTCTTGCCGATCAACAATCGTCCCACACCTTACCATGGATTACGGGGAAGGATCTACGCGATACATTGCAAACCATGTCTCAAAATTACTTCCGCGTACGACCAACTTTTGAACCCGGAGTATGGGGTGGACAGTGGATGAAAGAGCACCTTACAGGCATCGATCAGGATGTCAAAAACTATGCGTGGTCCTTCGAAATGATTGTCCCCGAAAATGGTATTTTGCTCGAAGCAGATGGACATATACTCGAAATTTCATTCGATCAATTGATGTTTCAAGAAAGTGCCAATGTACTCGGTCATGCACAGCAACGTTTCGATGTTGAATTTCCAATACGCTTCAATTTCCTGGATACCTTTGATGGCGGCAACCTATCCATTCAATGCCACCCTAGTCCAGCTTATGCAAAAGCAGAATTTGGAGAAAACTTCACACAGGACGAATCATATTATATCGTTGATAGAAAAGAGGACGCACAAGTGTATCTGGGCTTTCAGCAAACAATTGATGCCGGCAAATTTCGCTCCGCTTTAGAAGAGAGCTTCCAAAGCGGAATAGCTATGGATATCGAGCAATACGTTCAAAAATTCGAATCCAAGAAACACCAGTTATATTTGATTCCACATGGTACCGTACATTCTTCCGGCGTGAATAATCTCGTACTCGAAATCAGTGCGACACCTTATAATTATACCTTTAAAATGTACGACTGGGTGCGTCCCGATTTAGATGGGAAACCACGTCCATTAAATATTGATAGAGCATTCGCTAACCTCAATTTTAGCCGGAAAGGTGATGTCGTAAAAAACACACTGCTAGCTCAGCCCAGTGAAAAAGTCCTTGATGCGCAAACAACAAGAATACATTTGCCAACGCATGAAGATCATTTCTACGATGTTTTTAGATACGAATTCGATCAGGATGTTTCGATTGAAACGCAGGGACAGTGTCATATCATGATGCTTGTCGAGGGTGAGGCAATTGAGCTGACGACGGCAAATGGCATGAAGAAAGTCTTCCATTATGCCGAGACTTTTGCCGTTCCTGCTGCTGCTGGGTCCTATACATTGCGTAATTTAGGAAACGGTAAGGCAAAGGTTATCCAATCTTTTGTCAAAGAATCCAAATGTTAA
- a CDS encoding O-acetylhomoserine aminocarboxypropyltransferase/cysteine synthase family protein, translating into MSSNKNLKFETLQVHAGQVADPTTGSRAVPIYQTTSFVFENAEHGANLFALKQFGNIYTRIMNPTTDVFEQRIAALEGGVAAVAVASGQAAQFIALNNILESGDNFVAGSNLYGGTFNQFKVSFKRLGIEARFATDAEADKIEALIDDKTKAIYVETIGNPSFNIPDFEKIAAVAKKYDLPLIVDNTFGAGGYLFKPLEYGANVVVESATKWIGGHGTSIGGVIVDGGNYNWGNGKYPQFSEPSEGYHGLVFSEVFGEGGPFGNIQFAIRARVEGLRDFGPALSPFNSFLLLQGLETLSLRVQRHVDNTLEVAKWLEAHPQVEKVNYPGLKSSPSFANAQKYLKNGYGAVLSFQLKGDAAQKANSFIDSLELISHLANVGDTKSLIIHPAATTHQQLSDEDQANAGVFKGLLRLSVGIEHIDDIKADLQQAFDKIK; encoded by the coding sequence ATGTCTTCAAACAAAAATTTAAAATTCGAAACTCTTCAGGTTCACGCTGGCCAAGTCGCTGACCCTACTACGGGATCTAGAGCAGTTCCTATATATCAAACAACATCCTTTGTATTTGAAAATGCCGAACACGGCGCAAACTTATTTGCATTAAAGCAGTTCGGCAATATTTATACACGGATTATGAATCCTACTACGGATGTTTTCGAACAACGTATTGCGGCACTGGAAGGTGGAGTCGCGGCTGTTGCTGTTGCATCTGGCCAGGCGGCACAGTTTATTGCATTAAATAATATCTTGGAAAGTGGTGACAATTTTGTTGCCGGATCCAACTTATACGGCGGTACATTCAACCAGTTTAAAGTTTCTTTTAAACGCCTGGGCATCGAAGCTCGATTTGCAACGGACGCCGAGGCAGATAAAATTGAAGCCCTCATTGATGATAAAACAAAGGCCATCTATGTTGAAACAATTGGAAACCCAAGTTTCAATATTCCAGACTTTGAGAAAATTGCTGCAGTAGCGAAAAAATATGACCTACCGTTAATCGTCGATAATACTTTTGGCGCTGGAGGTTATTTATTTAAACCTTTGGAGTATGGTGCAAATGTGGTGGTAGAATCGGCTACTAAATGGATCGGTGGACATGGTACAAGCATTGGCGGTGTCATCGTCGACGGCGGAAACTATAATTGGGGCAACGGAAAATACCCGCAATTTTCCGAACCATCTGAAGGCTATCATGGCTTAGTTTTTTCCGAAGTTTTCGGTGAAGGCGGACCGTTTGGAAATATCCAATTTGCCATTCGGGCACGTGTGGAAGGGCTTCGGGATTTCGGACCAGCACTCTCCCCTTTCAATTCATTCTTATTATTACAAGGACTTGAAACCCTATCTTTGCGGGTACAACGCCATGTAGACAACACTTTAGAGGTAGCTAAATGGCTTGAGGCGCATCCACAGGTAGAAAAAGTAAATTATCCGGGCTTAAAAAGCTCTCCGAGTTTCGCTAACGCACAAAAATACCTTAAAAATGGCTATGGAGCAGTGCTTTCTTTTCAGCTCAAAGGTGACGCAGCACAAAAGGCCAATAGCTTTATCGACAGCTTAGAATTAATCAGTCACCTGGCCAATGTTGGTGATACGAAGTCATTGATTATCCATCCGGCAGCGACTACTCACCAACAATTGAGTGATGAAGATCAGGCAAATGCTGGAGTGTTCAAAGGTTTATTACGTCTTTCTGTAGGAATAGAACATATTGATGACATCAAAGCTGATTTACAACAAGCTTTTGATAAAATTAAATAA
- a CDS encoding homoserine dehydrogenase — MSNKLTIGMFGFGVVGQGLYDIIKTKNLNLEIKKFVIKNGDKKRSLPADLFSTDAETILGDPDINTVVELIDDAEAAYQLTVRALKSGKNVVSANKKMIASHLEELVDIQHEYGTSLLYEGAVCGSIPIIRNLEEYYDNELLHSVSGIFNGSSNYILSKVFNENQQYTDALKKAQELGFAETDPTLDVGGFDPKFKVCIVASHAYGIYVKPDDVFNIGIDKLGQQDIRFAKEKNLKIKLIPTAKEIDGNKVVLYVLPRLVGKDSMLYNVENENNGVLVKAAFADEQFFYGKGAGGHPTGSAVLSDIAALRYGYRYEYKKHLESSTLNYSQDYLIKVYLRYTDDALIEKLNFGEITERYYAPDFKYVIGHINLQQIAAHKADLDQEGNFIAEIA; from the coding sequence ATGAGTAATAAATTAACAATAGGGATGTTTGGGTTTGGTGTTGTAGGCCAAGGTCTTTACGATATCATCAAAACCAAAAATCTTAATCTGGAGATCAAGAAATTTGTCATTAAAAACGGTGATAAAAAACGCTCGCTACCAGCAGATCTATTTTCTACCGACGCGGAGACAATTTTAGGTGACCCAGACATTAATACTGTTGTCGAACTGATAGATGATGCCGAAGCAGCCTATCAACTAACTGTTCGTGCCTTGAAATCAGGTAAAAATGTGGTATCTGCCAATAAAAAAATGATTGCCAGCCATTTGGAAGAGCTAGTTGATATTCAACATGAATATGGCACCAGTTTATTGTACGAAGGTGCAGTTTGCGGAAGTATTCCCATTATACGGAATTTAGAAGAGTACTATGACAATGAATTACTTCATTCTGTCAGCGGTATTTTTAATGGATCGTCCAACTATATTTTATCTAAAGTTTTCAATGAAAACCAGCAATATACAGATGCTTTAAAGAAAGCGCAAGAACTTGGTTTTGCAGAGACAGATCCAACCCTTGATGTCGGTGGGTTTGACCCAAAATTTAAAGTATGTATTGTTGCTTCCCATGCGTACGGGATCTATGTCAAACCAGACGATGTCTTTAATATTGGTATAGACAAATTGGGACAGCAAGATATTCGTTTTGCTAAAGAAAAGAACCTCAAGATCAAATTGATACCAACAGCGAAAGAGATCGACGGCAATAAAGTTGTACTTTACGTATTACCACGCCTAGTAGGCAAAGACAGCATGCTTTATAATGTAGAAAATGAGAACAATGGTGTATTGGTAAAAGCAGCCTTTGCAGACGAACAATTTTTCTATGGTAAAGGAGCCGGTGGCCACCCGACGGGCTCTGCTGTGCTATCGGATATCGCTGCCCTTCGCTATGGATACCGCTATGAATACAAAAAACATTTGGAATCCAGCACATTAAATTATAGCCAAGATTATTTAATTAAGGTTTATTTGAGATACACCGATGATGCACTGATTGAAAAGTTAAATTTCGGTGAAATCACAGAACGATATTACGCACCAGATTTCAAATATGTCATAGGACATATTAATCTTCAACAAATCGCAGCTCACAAAGCCGATTTGGATCAAGAAGGCAATTTTATTGCTGAAATCGCGTAG
- a CDS encoding alpha/beta fold hydrolase has product MSKHIYLHPEPFVFENGRELTDLQISYETFGKPNADRSNVIWVCHALTANADVLDWWSGLFGTGELFDSNDYYIICANVIGSAYNSSNPLSINPATGQPYYLSFPEFTVRDLVKAHQSLADHLDIKQIEILIGGSLGGQQALEWAVSHSIAINHLIVVGTNAVHSPWGIAFNESQRLAITTDRTLYANHPDGGAKGLKVARAMALLSYRNYTTYANTQKEDDNEKLDHYKASSYQNYQGEKLVKRYNAYSYYFLTKAMDSHNLGRGRRSIESALASIDCPTLVLSVNTDLLFPPQEQQFIAQHIPNAHYQEIESTYGHDGFLIETKKLTKIISSFLQEQKVYINELV; this is encoded by the coding sequence ATGAGTAAGCATATTTATCTGCACCCGGAGCCTTTTGTATTTGAAAATGGAAGAGAGCTTACTGATTTACAAATCAGTTATGAAACATTTGGCAAACCCAACGCAGATCGCAGTAATGTGATCTGGGTTTGCCATGCACTAACGGCCAATGCGGATGTACTGGATTGGTGGTCAGGTCTTTTTGGAACAGGTGAATTGTTTGATTCAAACGATTATTATATTATCTGCGCCAATGTCATCGGATCAGCATATAATAGCAGTAATCCGCTATCTATAAACCCAGCTACTGGACAACCTTACTACTTATCTTTTCCTGAATTTACAGTAAGGGATTTGGTCAAAGCCCATCAATCTCTTGCAGACCACCTGGATATCAAACAAATAGAGATCCTTATTGGGGGCTCATTGGGCGGTCAACAAGCATTGGAATGGGCCGTATCGCACAGTATAGCCATCAACCATCTAATCGTCGTTGGAACAAATGCCGTCCATTCACCATGGGGTATTGCATTCAATGAAAGTCAACGTCTTGCCATTACAACTGATCGAACCTTATACGCCAATCATCCCGATGGCGGAGCTAAGGGTTTAAAAGTTGCACGCGCTATGGCACTGTTGTCTTACCGCAACTATACAACGTATGCCAACACACAAAAGGAGGATGATAACGAAAAACTCGATCATTATAAAGCATCCTCCTATCAAAACTATCAGGGTGAAAAATTGGTGAAACGCTATAATGCGTACAGCTATTACTTCCTAACCAAAGCAATGGACAGCCATAATTTGGGTCGTGGAAGACGATCTATCGAATCCGCTTTAGCGAGCATCGACTGCCCAACTTTAGTGCTGAGCGTCAATACAGATTTGTTGTTTCCTCCACAAGAGCAACAATTTATCGCTCAACATATTCCCAATGCCCACTACCAGGAGATTGAATCTACCTATGGCCACGATGGATTTTTGATCGAAACAAAAAAACTCACTAAAATTATCAGCAGCTTTCTGCAGGAACAAAAAGTGTACATCAACGAATTAGTATAA
- a CDS encoding GntR family transcriptional regulator, protein MMNLKIDHKSPVPLHIQAENLLRELIKQPEYIEGKLLPNEIELAKRLAISRSTLRLAINKLVYEELLIRKKGIGTKVASSKFSSKSKNWLSFSQEMKNRGIEVKNFELHVSWVVPDKAVSKFFNVDEDQKLLKLERLRGKKDDPFVYFISYFHPRIGLNGDEDFKRPLYEILEADYHVVADLSQEELDAMAANKFIADKLEINIGDPILSRKRFVFDQSGKPIEYNLGFYRAESFTYTVESRRDY, encoded by the coding sequence ATGATGAATTTAAAAATAGATCATAAAAGTCCTGTTCCGCTGCATATACAAGCTGAGAATTTGTTACGCGAATTAATTAAGCAGCCTGAATATATAGAGGGGAAATTATTACCCAATGAAATTGAATTAGCAAAAAGATTGGCAATTTCCCGTTCTACTTTGCGTTTAGCGATCAATAAACTGGTATATGAGGAGCTGCTCATTAGAAAGAAGGGGATAGGAACGAAGGTGGCTAGTTCTAAATTCAGTTCAAAATCCAAAAATTGGTTGAGTTTCTCACAAGAGATGAAAAATCGTGGGATTGAGGTGAAGAATTTTGAACTTCACGTCAGCTGGGTTGTTCCGGATAAAGCTGTTTCGAAGTTTTTTAATGTAGATGAGGATCAGAAGCTGTTAAAACTAGAACGTCTGAGAGGAAAGAAAGATGACCCATTTGTTTATTTTATCTCTTATTTCCATCCGCGTATAGGTTTAAACGGCGATGAAGATTTTAAGCGACCTTTATATGAAATCTTAGAAGCAGATTATCATGTCGTCGCAGATCTTTCTCAGGAAGAGTTGGATGCAATGGCTGCAAATAAATTTATAGCGGATAAATTGGAGATTAATATCGGTGATCCTATTTTGTCCCGCAAGCGGTTTGTATTTGACCAATCTGGAAAGCCAATTGAATATAATTTAGGGTTCTACCGTGCGGAAAGTTTTACCTATACTGTTGAAAGCAGAAGAGATTATTAA
- a CDS encoding sugar porter family MFS transporter translates to MSKKFIIILCIVSLGGLLFGFDMAVIAGALPLVKQFFGLSPAQEGVFVSSALLGCIVGVFFTGPLTDKYGRKPAFITAALLFLFSAIGCGFSPSYSILIASRSIGGLGVGIASIVVPLYLAEISPSKFRGRSVTCYQLAITFGILFAYISNYLILEYSSAQQNELWRTMFLVGAIPALLLCIGVYFIPESPRWLSKNGRNTEVAAISVALGLSDIQEVSHVSSKGNLRDLFSPIYRKAFLLGLFLPLFSQLSGINAIVYYGPSILLESGISLNNSYHAQLFFGAANVLFTFFAIWKVDNWGRRPLYLLGTVGATVSLLVTGYLFNQGQVNNIALIIAILSFLFFFAFSIGPLKFVVAAEIFPNAIRARAMGISIMVMWISDAIVGQLTPILLASWGARYTFWLFAFFCAIAFLVVLGFLPETKGKPLEEIEKFWIEKHNKKSTNK, encoded by the coding sequence ATGTCAAAGAAATTTATCATCATTTTATGTATCGTTTCACTTGGAGGACTCCTTTTCGGTTTCGATATGGCTGTAATTGCAGGTGCTTTGCCGTTAGTGAAGCAATTTTTCGGACTATCTCCTGCTCAAGAGGGCGTTTTCGTCAGTTCAGCCTTGCTAGGCTGTATTGTTGGTGTATTTTTCACAGGACCATTAACAGATAAATACGGCCGAAAACCCGCCTTTATTACTGCGGCCCTGCTTTTTTTATTCTCAGCAATTGGCTGTGGATTCAGTCCTTCTTACAGCATATTGATTGCAAGTAGAAGCATTGGGGGCCTTGGTGTTGGAATAGCCTCAATTGTTGTGCCCTTATATCTTGCGGAAATATCGCCAAGCAAATTTAGAGGAAGATCAGTAACCTGTTACCAGCTCGCTATTACATTCGGTATCCTATTTGCCTATATCAGCAACTACCTGATTCTTGAATATAGTTCGGCCCAGCAAAATGAACTGTGGCGAACTATGTTTTTAGTTGGTGCAATACCAGCTTTATTGTTATGTATCGGTGTTTACTTTATTCCTGAAAGTCCACGTTGGCTTTCTAAAAATGGACGAAATACTGAAGTTGCAGCGATCAGTGTCGCATTAGGGCTATCGGATATACAAGAGGTCAGCCATGTTTCCTCGAAAGGAAATCTACGTGATCTGTTCTCTCCCATTTATCGCAAGGCTTTTTTATTGGGCTTATTCCTCCCTTTATTTTCACAGCTCAGTGGAATCAACGCAATTGTTTATTATGGTCCGAGCATATTGCTTGAATCCGGTATTTCATTAAACAACTCCTATCATGCCCAGTTATTCTTTGGAGCTGCCAATGTGCTATTTACTTTCTTTGCAATCTGGAAGGTTGATAATTGGGGGAGACGTCCCTTATATCTTTTGGGAACTGTAGGTGCTACCGTGAGTTTGCTGGTTACTGGTTATCTTTTTAATCAAGGTCAAGTCAATAATATCGCATTGATTATCGCTATACTTTCCTTCTTATTTTTCTTTGCTTTTTCCATTGGCCCACTAAAATTTGTCGTCGCAGCCGAAATCTTCCCAAATGCCATCCGGGCTCGTGCCATGGGTATCAGTATTATGGTGATGTGGATTTCCGATGCGATCGTGGGACAGCTAACGCCCATTCTTCTCGCTTCCTGGGGCGCCCGCTATACGTTCTGGTTGTTTGCATTTTTCTGTGCCATCGCATTCCTTGTTGTACTGGGATTCCTTCCGGAAACGAAGGGCAAACCTTTGGAGGAGATCGAAAAATTCTGGATTGAAAAACACAACAAAAAATCAACAAACAAGTAA